In the genome of Hevea brasiliensis isolate MT/VB/25A 57/8 chromosome 14, ASM3005281v1, whole genome shotgun sequence, the window CCAGATTGTTGCGACCTGACTGACAATAGAGGCCGGAATGTTCTCCATTTTGCTGTGGAAAGCGGCAGTTTTAAAGGAATGCGACTTATTACTGAAAAACCTTCCCTGGCCAACCTAATCAATCAGAAAGATGAAAAAGGGAACACTCCAGTCCATCTAGTGGCTGCTTTTGGCTTTGAAGATTGTTGTCTTACAGAACACCACCTAGTAGATAAAAAGGCCGTCAATAATAAGAATTTAACCGCTCTGGACGTGGTGCTAGAAACGAAGCATAAAAGCAAATTGCCATTACCGGTATACCAACTTGATTTTATGCCCATATAATTGGAAGGCATTGATTTGTTTTTGTAACTGCACAGTGGATGAACTTTCTTGTTGCAGGGATTGACAGCAAGATTCTTAAAGAACGCTGGATATAAACGAGGTTGGCCTGTAATCCAGCTGAAATCACCTGATAGCAAGTCAATAGTTGACAATGAGTTAATCCGTGTATTCAAGGAAACAAGTAAATCCCATCAGATAGTAGCCACTCTCATAGCAACAGTAACTTTTGCTGCAGGTTTCACCGTACCTGGCGGTTACGGTAATAACGATGGCCCTGACGAAGGAACAGCAATTTTAACTAGAAGATCAGCCTTCAAAACTTTCCTTGTAACCGATACCCTTGCGTTGGCCCTCTCCATTTCTGTTGTGCTTATCCACTTCTTATTGGCATTGCAACCAACCAACAGAAAGATCTTTTTCCTATTCACTTGGGCATTTATTTTCACTGTTGTTGCTATGGAATTAATGATGGTGGCGTTCATGACAGGTGTGTATGCAGTGATGCCACATTCCTCATCAGGTCTTGCGGCTACCATTTGTGTCATCGGAAGTTGTTTTGCCTTATTGTATATCTACCTACTCAAGTTTTGTTTGTTTGATTAAGGATTATGTGAAATTCTTGCTTAAACTAGGTATATTTAAGGTACAAATATGTAAGacttatgttttgtgtttataaTGAACCGAATTTAGGCAAGAAAAATTCAAGAATTATATAGATTAATAGATATTAGTACTTGGACAATTAAGAAATTATGTATTATTGGAATAAATTGTATAATTATGATGAATTGTATAAGCTATGATTAACTAAAATTGGATTAAAAGTAAActtacttaaaatttaattagcaaaagcaacaaagatttaagtaaaaaaaaaattaaaagaagactAGAGATTTTGACTTTACTTGATCTATtatgtaattttaattaatttttttaagccATAAAAACAAAGATTTCATAAATAGCCCATTGCTTTTAGCCTTTGTTCCCACTCTAGCTCTAAACTTATATCAGTTGTTATTTCTATTGGATTTATAACACACTTTGCAGCAATATCACAAATTTAACATCAAATAAGTATTATCCCTAATAAAAATATCATAAATCGATGGATTATAATCACAATCTCTTATACAGATAATATACTAATTACAATAAAACTCTAAGCATTTTATCTCTATACATTTTcttttagaattaaaaaaaaaaagccaatataattattaaattatcaaTGTAATAGCTTTCAAAAGTTAAtatttaacataaaaaaaataaatcgacTTTAATTAGAGAAGTAAAATACACTCCTCAACTTATTAgtttaggctttttttttttattttaagaatatacttattttgattaaaatatattcaTTTTCAATAACCAATTAAATTTAACTCTTCATTACCATAACACCAAATTTAAGCAATAAtcattttttatcttttaaaattttcaaatataaaatataaattttacaaaatattatttattttttcggTACATATATAGGTTTATACATACAAGAaaaatctttttatttatttgCCCAAAAGTTTATTTTTGTTCTTTAATTTTAAATAAGAATTTCTCTCAATATTTAGCTCATTCAATTAAACCTTttgtatatttaaatttaaaaaattagagaaattattaggtgcaccTGGTGTAATGTGGATCATCTCTCGCAATCATGTGGGATTCACTTTCTATATTATAGGAATGACACAATTTCTATATTATAGGAATGACTCACTTTTCTGTGAGAGAATGAATACTATTAATAATTAGTCTAGACAATAATCACATAATTGACAaatgatattaattaatttttttttacttttaaacaTTATTCAATTGCATGTGGGAGTAAAAGAATgttcaattaatatatttaatcaatgGAGTTATACCACAAATGGAGTATATATTATAATTGAATTTTAAACTTAACTGCACaactttttattaaattttctttttatttatctaAAATTTCATATTACATTAATGCGAAATTAAAGCACACTTCAACCTTTTctctttaaaaaataaataaaattttttcttgaAGTAATTATctgataaattaatattaataatttaaataaccaataaaaaaattgtaataaaatttatgGATTATGCTAATATATGTTTTCTTAAAAGTTTAATAATTGCTTctcataatttttatttgatcaaATACTATTGTCAGAAAGATCAATAATTGATTAAAAACCTATTattagttgaaaaataaaaataaaattatattcatacATGAAATTTATTACTTCTTGATAtataaatgttattttattttttctaaacaaaatattatttagttattacgTAGTCGTCCACATTTAGAATTAtaattacatatatttttaaaaagatttaattaatttactttttactAAATTATTGTCGTTGATTTATCTTCAAACACGATTAGTGTCTATTAATTATATTGAAATGGTATTAGGTGCTCCAATCGtaatgaaattatttattttcataCATAAGCTGAAAACTCTCTAATTtaagtataaaaataaaataaagtaataaaaattatttacattAGTTAAAACAGAAGAatttaaatgtaataaaataaaatgataaaattatatttataaataaaatttttatttaattttcaattacttatcaaataaaattatagtaaaaaaaaaacttctattaataattataaattattaaaatttttaatattgtaaatattataaaaaattaagaactttTTGAAAATCCAATGTGCCTCCTTTcacttttatatattatataaattaactaaaaaGTCCTATTTTAATTATGCAAGTTGAAAAAAAATGGAAAATGGATCAGGCCGAGAAGACCAAGCCCAGCAAACAAAACCGAATGAGCTGACTAGGCCCAGGTCCCATAACAAACGGGACTCAGATGGACCAGGCCCATCAGAGAAGCGCTGAATGGCGATTGCATTCGTTGTGGGGAGTTTGTAGCACACGTGAATCACGGCTTCCCGAGCTGGCATGATGCCGTTTCGAATGCGTGACTAGAATTGCAAACGTGGATGGCGTTTTCCGTCGTCGTTCTCTTCCACCTAGGTCCACGCGGTCCGACACACCCCACCCGTGAAACAAGACCCGACATGTTTTCCATTCAAACCGGCTTTTCATGAGAGTGGGTGGATGCGTTTTTAAccggataaattttaatagttattttttatacaaaattttttaaaattttatacaataacttcttttttttaatttttaataattgatttatatattttagAGTAATAATAATatagataattttattttttttatgtaatagtgataaaattaattataattttttttataaattaattataaaaaataacaaatgtacaggataataaaattttaaacatgTAACATCTAATTAAAAAAGTCTTTACctcttaaaaataataataattatatatattatcattattttaaattgttcatATTaatgtattatttataaattaactattaaaaattaaaaaaaattattacttaaaattttaaaattatatttttaaattaatgatagattatatttttcatttttttaaataaaataatataccaCTATTCTGGCTTAATGATTGAAACAAAAAAATCTTAAAATatcattttataatattaaattaattttcaagaTTACCATGTCTTGAATATCCAAAACTCTAATAAAGGACAAATCATTGCCAAATTTCCTTACTTTTTAAAAGAAAAACATTAAAGATGAACATTATAAATGTTTTGCAATCGATTAAAGCTGACGTTATTTAATTACGAACTTGTTTTAATAGAGAAGCAAAGAAAGTAGCGGACAGAAATAGAATAGGTAGAAACTATAAAGTTTCATATAAGGGACCACAAATATTAATGATTtgaaaatgaaagtttaaatattaataagattcctatatttttttttgttgtcCCAATAATGTGTCTAAGTAGGTCAATTGGACAATAATTGAATTTCCTGCTTTTACTTCAAAATAATAGAAAAATCAATGTTAATGTCACGACTCTATCCTACGGGTCGGACCGGTATTAAGACTTAGGTCAGTATAAAACCCTCAAAACCCATAGTCAGTGTTATCAAGGCGAAAGGCGACACTAAGGCGATAGAGTATTCTATGGCCTTAGGCGAGAGGCGAGGCGAGGGCCTTTTTGAAGCAAGGCGCCATAAccttaattgtttaaattatatatatatatatatatatatatatatatatatatatatatatatatatatatatatatatatatacttttaaatagttgataagtaaaaaaacatattaaaaagaaaaaaaatattatttacactatgtttatatctaaaataagagaaattgaaaatagtGCATACCTGTATTTCCAGCTTAAGTATAAGATACAAGTGAAAGTATGAGactgtaaaattaaaatatatagcaTAAGTAAAAACACACATAATAATAAGAGATGTTAAAAAAAGAAATAGTTCATACCTGAATTTTCAGCAGATGTATATGATAAAAGTGACGCTATAAaattatacataataaataaaaattagaaataagtcataagtcacataatagaaaatataaattatagaagTTCAGACTTTAATACATAAAAATAAGTTGTAAGTcataataaacaaaatgcaataaGTACATAAAAAACTTATAACTAAAACTACTCATCATCAAGATTTCCAAAATCATCTTCATTTTCAACAACGGCCATCACAAATTCTTCctcctcttcatcatcatcaacttGCGAAGAGGATGCACCTCTCATTGCACGAGGCCTTCGAAATGATGGAGTTTCAACTGGTGGTGTTGATCTTGCGGTGATCTCGATTCATAACGAGATTGAAACTCCATTGCTCTACCAACATCACCCCAGGCCAATACGTCATTCATGAAAACAAgagaatcatcatcatcatcatccccaTCACCTTTTTCTAATTCACCAAGCAACCATTCATTACTCTCATCAATATTTGCCAAATCAATAGGTGTTGTGATATCCCCAAAAGTGTGTCGGCGTAGCAACGCTCTATTGTACTTCACATATACCAAATTGTCCAAGCGTTCTTGAAATAGCCGATTTCTTTTCTTACTATGAAGCTGTCATTTATTTTACAGTAACAAATAAGTTAAACTTCAAACTCAAAAGGCTCAagataaaataacaaattaagaaatttatatatatatatatatatatatatatatatatatatatatatatatattacttacaTGCTCAAATACACTCCAATTTCTTTCGCAACCACTTGCACTACATGTGAGACTCAGAACCTTTACAGCAAACTTTTGTAGGTTTGGAGTTGAAGAACCATATGTTTTTCACCAAGCAGCTATTAAAATATAGAACCAATGATTGTTAaattcatgatataaattaataaatgagcaaaatgaaaaattaataagaattaaattaataacctagATATTTGATTGTTCTTCCTCTAATAGCTGAAGGAAAACCAAAGGTCCCTACAGCTGCCTTGtatttctcaatttcatcaaGAATCATATCAACTTTTGCtgaatttttttccattttatgaATGCACGAAAGCAATCCTGTATTGACCTCTTCGTCAGATTCAATTCTCATCTTATTTGGATAAAAAAATTCAGGATTCAAAAAGTATCCAGCAGCATGCAAAGGACGATGCAATTGAAGTGACCATCTCGCATCAATAATCTCAAAAATGCTCTTGTATTTCTCTTCATTGCCATTGAGTGAGTTGGCAATGGCTTCTTTAGCCCTATCCATGGCTTCATAAATATATCCCATAGCTGGTTTTTTTTCATTATCAACAAGTTGAAGCACACGAACAAGAGCACCGGAAACCTTAAGAGCATAAACAACATGATTCCAGAAGGCAGGACTCAAAACCGTCCTTTCACACTTTTTGCCTTTCACCTCTTTAGCCCATTTACTAGTTGTCCAACTTTCTGAAGTAAACATTTTTCTAATATTGGCTTTCTGAAGATAAATCCTTCCCAGTGTAATAAAAGCAGTAGCAAATCTAGTTTGCCCTGCCTTAGCAATTCTACTCCATTAGTAAACTTCCGCAACATATTTAGAACTCCTGAAGAGCCATATGTGAAACCAGTAAGCTCAACAGCTTTGCGGAATATTTCTTTGAAAACACGGATCTTAAAGATATCCTCCAACATCAAATCTATACAATGAGCTGCACATGGAGTCCAGTATAGATGAGAAAAATTTGCTTCCAATATTCTCCCTGTCATAAACAAGTAGAAAAATTCAttccattaataataaaaataaaatgatatttttttagtaatataaaaaattaaataaaaattttacctgCTGCAACATTATTTGATGCATTATCTGTGACAACTTGAACTACTTTACCTGCTGCAACATTATTTGATGCATTATCTGTGACAACTTGAACTACTTTTTCAGGACCAATTTCCATCAATTCTTTCTCAATCAAATTAGCCAACAATGTCGCTGTCTTTGATTCATCATTTGCATCAACTGATTTAATAAATACACTTCCCTTTGGACTATTAGCCAAGAAATTAATCAAGGTTCTCCCTTTTCTATCCGTCCATCCATCACACATCAATGTACATCCATAATTTTCCCATTCTTCTTTATGAGGCTCGAGAAGATCATTTATGATTTGCACTTCTTTGTTAAGTAACCGAACTCTAACCTCATGAAAACTTGGAGGTTTCATTtctttcccataatttccaattgCTCAAATCATTTCCTCAAAGCTATCATAATTCACAGCATTAAAAGCTATTCCCACATCATACATCCATCATGCTATGGCAACACAAGCACGCTCCCTTAACTCCTTTTTAGCTGGACTATTTTCATCAATGGTAGTTTGCCTCATATTTTTTCCCAAAACAGTAGGTCTAGGGGAAAAATAACAGTCAATAGGCCCTCTACTACTTTGTGGTGGTAAAACTTTTGGTTTTTTAAAAGCACTAGTACCTGTAACCTCCAGTACTTGCCTTCTTCTTTCACTGCCAATTTCTTGCATCAACTCTTCCTCTTCCTCATTTTCATCTAATCCCAGtacttcaacatcatcaaattcaggtGGTCTTTCCATATTCATAATTGATTTTTGCTCTCTTTTTTTAGCAATGAATTCCTGCATTTGATTCCTTACATCTTCTGGACATTTTGGACACCGAATTACATTTTTGTAACCTCCAGCAAGATGTTGCTTGATTACTCCTTTATAAACTTTTATACAGTACATGCATTGAAGATCATTGGTATTGTTTTCACTAACTTGAATTACATGTGCCCTTCCTGGGTCCGTTCTTCTACTACTAGCAGAAGATCCAGATGTATTATTCTTATCACCCATTTATaatctaacaaaaaaattaacaagaataaaaaataaattaattaacaacaaattaacaatatccaatataaattaaacaagtaattaacaagaataataagtaaaaagtaaaacagtaaactaattaacaacaaattaacaatgcccatataaattaaataattaattaataagaacaaaaagtaaaatcataaattaacaatgcctatataaattaaacaattaattaataagaacaaaaagtaaaatcatcaaattaataataaattaataataccatataaaataaacaactaatgtctaattaacaagacaaaagtaaaactaattaatctaacaactaattaacaataataagaagtaaaaagtaaactaattaacaacaaagtaataatgtccatataaattacacaattacttactaagaacaaaaagaaaataatcaaattaacaataaattaataatacccatataaaataaacatctaatatctaattaacaagaaaaaagtaaaattaatcaaattaaaactaattaacaataataacaagtaaaaggtaaactaattaataataaattaacaatacccatataaattaaacaattaattaacaataataagaagataaaaaattaaattaacaataaattaataatacctatataaaataaataattaattaacaaataatgtctaattaacaaggtaaaaagtaaaactaatcaaattaacaagaataacaaataaaaattaaactaaataccaacaaatcaacaatacccatattaattaatcaactaattaaacaagaatacaaagtaaaataatcaatttaccaataaccataaaatttaaataattaattaacaaaaataaaa includes:
- the LOC131173307 gene encoding uncharacterized protein LOC131173307, whose translation is MKPPSFHEVRVRLLNKEVQIINDLLEPHKEEWENYGCTLMCDGWTDRKGRTLINFLANSPKGSVFIKSVDANDESKTATLLANLIEKELMEIGPEKVVQVVTDNASNNVAAGRILEANFSHLYWTPCAAHCIDLMLEDIFKIRVFKEIFRKAVELTGFTYGSSGVLNMLRKFTNGVELLRQGKLDLLLLLLHWEGFIFRKPILEKCLLQKVGQLVNGLKR